The nucleotide window AGTTCGCTGTCTCCGATTCAGACCAGACGGATGCTTCTGCTGGGCTATATTCCGGATGTCGATTCAAGAAGTCTGCAACCATATCCTCATTCTCAGCAGGCTCAATCGTACACGTGCTATACACCAGAATACCACCTGGTTTTAACAACGGCGCAACATGATCAAGCAATTCACGCTGCAAGCCTGCGATATCTTCGATATCTTTTACGGTTTTGGTCCATTTCACATCAGGCTTGCGGCGAATAACACCCAGACCTGAACATGGTGCATCCAGCAAAATGCGGTCAAACGACGCTTCCGGATACCGTTCATTCAGGTCTAGCGCATCTCCAGTTACAGCATCAATACAAGTCAGACCGAGACGCTCCGCCTGATCCAGGATCAGCTGGCGCTTGTGAGCATGTACATCATTCGCGACAATACGACCGCGATCCTGCATTTTCTCAGCCATGTGAGCTGTTTTACCACCTGGAGCTGCGCAGCAATCCAATACAAGTTGGTCTACTTCTGGCGCAACTGCTTCAGCGACAAGCATGGAACTTTCGTCCTGTACAGAGAACAACCCGTCCCGATACCAGGACGTTAGAGCCATGTTTCCGCCACTACGTACAAGAATTCCATCGGAACTCAGCTGAGAAGCTTCAACGACTGCACCTGTACTGGTCATCTCATGCATCAGTTTCTCCCGTGTGGTCATTGTTGTGTTGACCCGGACACTCACCGCTGGCGGCTCATTATTCGCACGACAGATCGCTTCCGCTGTCTCTTCGCCGTACTGGGCAATCCAGCGTTCAACCATCCATAACGGGTGGGAATGCTCCAGTGAAATACGTTCTGCAACGGGCAGATGTTCTGGAATACGAAGTTCATCCCGATTGCGGATCATATTGCGGAGCACTCCATTCACCATACCCGAGATTCCCTGATGGCCCAGTTTCTTCGCCAGATTAACCGCTTCGCTCACCACGGCATGTTCCGGAATACGATCCAGGTAGATCATCTGATATGCGCTGATCCGAAGCAGGCTACGAACCCAAGGTTGTAGTTTGGATACTCCTTTTGCAACGAAACGTTCCAAGTAATAATCAAGTGTATTCAATCTAGCGATTGTTCCGTACACTAACTCGGTAGCTAGTCCAGCATCCGCAGGGCTTAAATCCGCCTCTTTCAGACGACGGTTCAACTCCAGATTACTATATGCTCCATCTTGCTCAACAGCGCTAAGAACCTTGACTGCCAATGTACGAGCAGATGTTTTGGGTTGCTGGGAGCGCGATGCACCACCCGATTTACCCGAATTCGGACGACGGTTTCCTTCACGTCCAGATGAATTTCCATTAGCTTTCTGGCCTTTTCCTGACGAACGACCTGGTATGTTACCGCTCATCGCAGCACCGTTCCAGGTTTCAGTGTACCGCCACGGGCAAAGTCAGCGGCTTGCATCACCTTTTTCCCCGCAGGTTGCACCTCAGTCAACCAGAGAGATCCATTGCCTGTACACACTTCAATACCTGCCTTATTCAACTGCAGCACCGTTCCCGGCTCTGCTTGTCCAGCATCCGAAGAAGAGGTTATGTTCAAATGATCCGGATTGGCGGCCGCCCAGACTTTGAAGACCTGATCATCCCACATCGTAAATGCACCCGAGAATGGCACAAGACCACGGATCTGATTGAACAATTCGCGTGATGTGCGACTCCAGTCCATTTTCTCGTCATCCCGAGTCAGATTGCGAGCATACGAAGCCTCGGCATCATCCTGAGGGACAGCCGTTGTTTCGCCTGCAACCAATCGTGGCATTTCAGCCAGTAGCAATCTGGATCCGGCCTCACTTAGTTTGTCAAACATCGTTCCTGATGTATCTTCATCTGTAATCGGCAGTTGCACATACGAGATCATATCTCCCGTATCCAGGCCTTCAGCCATATACATTAATGTGACTCCTGTCACGGATTCCCCGTTAATAATGGAACGTTGGATCGGGGCTCCCCCCCGATATTTCGGCAAAAGAGAGCCATGCACGTTCACACAACCACGAACAGGCATATCCAGCACGGCTTTGGGCAGAATCTGCCCGAATGCCGCGGTAACGATCAGATCCGGCTTCCATTCAGCCAAGCGGGCTACGGCTTCCGGATCACGCAGTTTAACAGGCTGAAACACCGGCAGACCGTGGCGTTCTGCTGCGGCCTTAACCGGTGTTGGCGTAAGTACTTTTTTGCGCCCCTGTGGTTTATCAGGTTGAGTCACCACACCCACCACATTGTATCCCTCTGCAATCAGCATATCGAGAGAAGGAACTGCAAATTCAGGTGTTCCCATAAAAACAATATTCAAATCAATCACTCCTTAATTACGACGCGGTCCCGTTTGATCTGCTGCAATTTCGTACACTTTCTCGGCGATATCCGTAAAGAGTACGCCATCCAGATGATCAATTTCATGCTGGAATGCACGGGACAACAGGCCACTACCCGTAATAATCAACTCTTTGCCTTCACGATCCAGACCCTTTACCGTAACGGTCTCAAAACGACGAACGTCACCATTAATTCCAGGGATACTCAGACAACCTTCCGGTCCGAATTGCTCTCCCTCACTTGCGATAATCTCAGGGTTAATCATCTTGATCAGTCCTTGCTCATCACCAGCGTCAATAACGATCAGACGTTTTAAAATGCCGACCTGTGGCGCAGCAAGACCCACACCTTCCGCATCGTACATGGTATCAGCCATATCATCCAGCAATTTTTGTACATTCGGTGTAATTTTCGGTACTTCTTTGGCTCTCTTGTGGAGCACCTCATCTGGTTCTTGAACGATAATGCGAATCGACATGTTGTAAGCACCTTCCTAATCCTCATCATAATTTCAGGACGATATTCTTTATTTTTGGTGTATTCATTTTTAATCTATGTTTATACCGCTTGTTTACATCCGCATTGCTGCAAAATGCTTACATTAACATTTGCGGGTCTACATCCAGACTAATGAGCAGTTTTTGCGCCTGAACATCATCGTCCATGCGCCGGGCTGTTGCCAGAGCGAGTCCGATGGCGTCTACATCCCCCCGCCATTTTATCATACATTGGAATCTGTATCTATTCTTGATCCGTGGAATCGGGGACGCTACCGGCCCAAGCACATCAAAGGCATCATTGCTGAAACGATCCAGACTGCCGAGCCATCCTGCTGCATTAGCCTTCTCCTTCAGTATTCGCGTGTAGTTCTCGGCAAGACGAATCAATACCGGAAGTTGTTCATGCGAAAAGGTCACCAGAATCAGGCGACAG belongs to Paenibacillus sp. FSL H8-0079 and includes:
- the rsmB gene encoding 16S rRNA (cytosine(967)-C(5))-methyltransferase RsmB, which codes for MSGNIPGRSSGKGQKANGNSSGREGNRRPNSGKSGGASRSQQPKTSARTLAVKVLSAVEQDGAYSNLELNRRLKEADLSPADAGLATELVYGTIARLNTLDYYLERFVAKGVSKLQPWVRSLLRISAYQMIYLDRIPEHAVVSEAVNLAKKLGHQGISGMVNGVLRNMIRNRDELRIPEHLPVAERISLEHSHPLWMVERWIAQYGEETAEAICRANNEPPAVSVRVNTTMTTREKLMHEMTSTGAVVEASQLSSDGILVRSGGNMALTSWYRDGLFSVQDESSMLVAEAVAPEVDQLVLDCCAAPGGKTAHMAEKMQDRGRIVANDVHAHKRQLILDQAERLGLTCIDAVTGDALDLNERYPEASFDRILLDAPCSGLGVIRRKPDVKWTKTVKDIEDIAGLQRELLDHVAPLLKPGGILVYSTCTIEPAENEDMVADFLNRHPEYSPAEASVWSESETANLKVVNGGIQILPQYAHSDGFFIARLTKTVE
- the fmt gene encoding methionyl-tRNA formyltransferase gives rise to the protein MNIVFMGTPEFAVPSLDMLIAEGYNVVGVVTQPDKPQGRKKVLTPTPVKAAAERHGLPVFQPVKLRDPEAVARLAEWKPDLIVTAAFGQILPKAVLDMPVRGCVNVHGSLLPKYRGGAPIQRSIINGESVTGVTLMYMAEGLDTGDMISYVQLPITDEDTSGTMFDKLSEAGSRLLLAEMPRLVAGETTAVPQDDAEASYARNLTRDDEKMDWSRTSRELFNQIRGLVPFSGAFTMWDDQVFKVWAAANPDHLNITSSSDAGQAEPGTVLQLNKAGIEVCTGNGSLWLTEVQPAGKKVMQAADFARGGTLKPGTVLR
- the def gene encoding peptide deformylase, with the protein product MSIRIIVQEPDEVLHKRAKEVPKITPNVQKLLDDMADTMYDAEGVGLAAPQVGILKRLIVIDAGDEQGLIKMINPEIIASEGEQFGPEGCLSIPGINGDVRRFETVTVKGLDREGKELIITGSGLLSRAFQHEIDHLDGVLFTDIAEKVYEIAADQTGPRRN